The genomic window GCGGTGGTGGTGGCCGCGTGGCTCGTCGAGGCGAAGCAGAGCGTCGTCGAGAACATGGCCCCCGTGCTCGCGCGACTGTTCACCCCGCTCTTCACCGCGGTGCTGCTGGCCTTCCTCGTCGCCTTCGGCTGGACCAGCGCCGGCATCGACGTCGAGCGGGAAGCACTGATCCTGTTCGACCTCCTGCTGGTCGTGGTGCTGGGGCTGCTGCTCTACTCCCTCTCGGCCCGCGATCCCCTGGCCCCGCCCGGCCTGTTCGACAAGCTGCAGCTCGCCCTCGTCGTCAGCGCACTGGCCATCGATGTACTGGTGCTGCTGGAGATCGCCGGGCGCATCAGCGAGTACGGCACCACACCCAACAAGGCGGCGGCGCTCGGCGAGAACGTCATCCTGCTGGTCAACCTCGCCTGGTCGGTGTGGCTGGTGCTGGGTTTCATCCGCCGGCGCACACCGTTCGTGGCACTCGAACGCTGGCAGACCGGCTATCTCCCCGTATACGCCGCGTGGGCCTGGGTCGTGGCCCTGGTCTTTCCCCCGCTGTTCGACTACCTCTGACCGACACCCTCACAACCCCGTAGCGTCCGGATCCGGGCCACCGAAGGCCCTCAGCCTTGATCGGCTGGGGGCCTTTGCGCTGGTGGGGACTCTGAGTCCCGGCCAGACTCGCCCGGGCCGGCCGCCCTCGGGCTGGTGAAGGCGGCGATGTACCGGTCTCCTTGTATCGGCCGGGCTGTGCGCGCGGATGCCGCCTCTACGATGCGCCTCGTGAGACCAAGCCGCCGCGCCCGAATACTGCTCCTCTGCTGCCTCACCGTCGCCCTCGGCTGGTACGGGACCGAGACCGTACGTCCTCCCGACTGCGATGTCTCCGTCGCCGCGTTCACCGACGGCAACGGGCAGCCCCTTCCCGAGGACGGGGAGGAGGTGACCTGGGACGAGCTGGAGGAGCGTGCCTACCAGGAAAAGGTCGCCGCAGGGCACTGCGAGCCACCGGCAGCCCGCTGGCGCCACTGGCTCAGCTGACACAGAGGCCGGGCATCAAACCGGCGGGAACGGCACGCCCTCGCCCTGAACCGACCAGAGACCGGGCCCTGGACCGGTGCCCTCAGTGGCTCCTCCCGCTCTCCCGAAGCCGCCGACTGGCACCACACCCTGTGGGGCCGATGGGGAAACGCATAGTTCGGCGAGGACAACTCGTCGAGGTCGGTGCAGCCGTGGTCAAAACCGTCCGCGGCTTCCCCTATGAGCTCACCCAGTGGGGAGGGCGAGCCGCAGAACGATCTCGCCGTCGTCGATCTCCCCGGTGGGTTCGAACCCGAACTTCCGGTAGAAGGGCCACGGTTCGCCGTCACCGGGCTCGTAGCTGGTCAGCAGCTCGGTGCCGCCGTCCGCGCGAACCAGGGCAACGATCAGCGCCAGCGCCTCTCGCCCGATCCCTCGCTTCTGATACCGCTTGTCGACGAGGAGACGCCAGATGAAATGCCGGCCTCTGAAAGGACCAGCCGGGGGCTTCCACGACAGCATCACGAAGCCGACCGGCTCGTCGCCGCGGTACACGGCGCGGTACCAGGGATTGGCCTCCGGCGTCTTTGCCGCCTCCTTGAGCGACTTGGACACGGAGGCGACGAACTGCTTCTGGTCACGTCGGACGCGGAGGGCACGAACGGCTTCCCGGTTGTCGTCGGTGATCTCCCGTAGGTGCACGCCTGGGGACCCCATGCCACACCCCTTCCTGCATCCGACAGCTGCGCCACCCGGGCCGACGTGAAGCGCCGCCACCGGACGGCATTCCCTTGTGCGTACGCGTCGTCAAGAACGCCAGGTTGGACGTCTTCGCAGCGTATGCGACACAGGCGATCTTGAGCGGGACTGGCACGCCGGGCTGTGCCCGCTTCCGAGGCTCTGACGACCCCTGCAAGCGATCACGCCCCCGGGCCTACGATCGGACCCATGATTCGCGCAGTGGTCTTCGACGTCGGTGAGTGCCTGGTGGACGAAACCCGGGAGTACGGCACCTGGGCCGACTGGCTCGGCGTACCCCGCCACACCTTCGCCACCATGTTTGGCGCCGTCATCGCCCAGGGCCGCGACTACCGAGAGGTCTTCCAGGAGTTCCAGCCCGGATTCGACCTCTACGAGCAGCGCGACGCCCGCGCCGCTGTCGGCCAGCCCGAGTGGTTCGGCGAAGACGACCTCTATCCGGACGTTCGTCCTGCGCTCGCCGCATTGCGGGAGGCCGGCCTCTGGCTGGGCATCGCCGGGAACCAGACCGTGCGCGCCGGCGGAATCCTTCGCGAGCTGTTCACCAAGGATGTCGACCTGATCGGCACCTCGGACGACTGGGGCGCGAGCAAGCCCGACCCCGAGTTCTTCGTCCGCGTCGCCGAAGTGGTCCCCTTCGCCAACGAAGAGATCCTCTACGTCGGCGACCGCATCGACAACGACATCAAGCCCGCGATCTCCGCCGGCATGCCGACGGCGCTGGTCCACCGCGGGCCGTGGGCCACGATCCAGTGGACCACCGAAGACGCGAAGAGGCTGCCGACCATGCGGATCGACAGCCTCATGGAGCTCCCAGAGCGGATCTCCCAGTTCAACCAGTCAGCGCGCTGACCGTCGTCCCCACCCGTAAGCGCGGCGGCTTCTGGCAGTCCGCCAGGAGCGCCGTGGGCTGTTGACGCTCGCGCTCGACCCGTACCGCCGCCAGTACCTGTGAGTCGAAGATGCACCTCTCCCGCGTTTCGGCGCGGGAGAGGGGCTTTCGTGCGTCCCGACGCCCTCTGTTGCGCCCCCCGCTCGTACGGTTACGGTGCGCCGCGCACACCAGACCCGAAGGGGGATCCATGACCAGGCAACTACGCAAGGTCGGCACCAACTCAGGGAACAACGGCTGCCCGACGCTGTACGAGACCGAGGGCGGGACGTACGTGGTCCAGGGCGACCGTGTCACCGACCCGGCCGAGCTTGCCCAGCTCGACAAACCTCACCGCCGAGGAGGGCGCCGTCACGGTGCCGCGTGAGCTCCTCGCCAACTTCGGCCCCAAGGAGCTCGTGCACGTGCCGCAGTTCATCACCTTCGACGAATTCGACGGCATGTTCACCAGGCTGAAGCACTCGGCGTGGCGGCTGGAGACGCGCCGCCGCTACGCCTCCGACGAGGCCACGGAAACCTACGCCCAGTTCGCCGCCGGCGAGGCCGTGGTGTGGGACCTCGACGATCCGTGGTGTGTGGAGCGTCGTGAACAGACCGCGCTCGAGAAGCGGTTCGAGCGGGTGCGGGTCCTCGACGAGCCGCCGACGGAAGGGCAGCGCTACCTCCTGGACAATGCCCGCCGGAACACCGCGGCGGGCGAGGCCATCCGTACACTGGCGCGCGCCCGCGCCGAGGAGCTGCGGCTTCCCCGCGAAGACTTCTGGGTCTTCGACGCGCGCGTGGT from Streptomyces formicae includes these protein-coding regions:
- a CDS encoding HAD family hydrolase — encoded protein: MIRAVVFDVGECLVDETREYGTWADWLGVPRHTFATMFGAVIAQGRDYREVFQEFQPGFDLYEQRDARAAVGQPEWFGEDDLYPDVRPALAALREAGLWLGIAGNQTVRAGGILRELFTKDVDLIGTSDDWGASKPDPEFFVRVAEVVPFANEEILYVGDRIDNDIKPAISAGMPTALVHRGPWATIQWTTEDAKRLPTMRIDSLMELPERISQFNQSAR
- a CDS encoding GNAT family N-acetyltransferase, translated to MAALHVGPGGAAVGCRKGCGMGSPGVHLREITDDNREAVRALRVRRDQKQFVASVSKSLKEAAKTPEANPWYRAVYRGDEPVGFVMLSWKPPAGPFRGRHFIWRLLVDKRYQKRGIGREALALIVALVRADGGTELLTSYEPGDGEPWPFYRKFGFEPTGEIDDGEIVLRLALPTG
- a CDS encoding DUF6879 family protein, giving the protein MPSSTNLTAEEGAVTVPRELLANFGPKELVHVPQFITFDEFDGMFTRLKHSAWRLETRRRYASDEATETYAQFAAGEAVVWDLDDPWCVERREQTALEKRFERVRVLDEPPTEGQRYLLDNARRNTAAGEAIRTLARARAEELRLPREDFWVFDARVVALLHFDDDDQMTGVELITSPVEVLPYLQAREAAWHYATPYDQP